A portion of the Channa argus isolate prfri chromosome 19, Channa argus male v1.0, whole genome shotgun sequence genome contains these proteins:
- the pdss1 gene encoding decaprenyl-diphosphate synthase subunit 1 — translation MAGPWWLQFRHWSAACLSTNLFESVPHFHGRSVLFNAASLGRALGGSSPGEERQQSPLPTQTNQKPLFTSPVIRHKSQLPCPTLQLSSCRRAHSDAKRKDPFTLAQKDLTSLYDDIKKELFVSKKELKFICDYYFDGKGKAIRPMIVVLMARALNIHSNKAGELLPGQRAIAMISEMIHTASLVHDDVIDGSDKRRGKRTINEVWGERKAILAGDFILSAASMALARIGSNTVVKLLSQVIEDLVRGEFMQLGSKENENERFKHYLEKTFKKTASLIANSCKAVSILVNSDPEVHEIAYQYGKNVGIAFQLVDDVLDFTSGGNQLGKPAAADLKLGLATGPVLFACQQFPELHAMIMRRFSSDGDVDRAWQYVLQSDGVQQTSYLARHYCQEAIRQISMLRPSPERDALIRLTEMVLTRNK, via the exons ATGGCGGGTCCATGGTGGCTGCAATTCCGCCACTGGAGTGCAGCCTGTTTGAGTACGAACTTATTTGAATCGGTGCCGCATTTCCACGGGAGGTCTGTGCTTTTCAACGCGGCATCGCTGGGACGCGCGCTCGGGGGCTCCAGCCCTGGGGAGGAG AGGCAGCAATCGCCACTACCAACACAGACAAACCAGAAACCGCTGTTTACCTCGCCTGTCATCAG ACACAAGTCACAGTTGCCGTGTCCCACACTTCAGCTTAGCTCTTGCAGAAGGGCGCACAGTGATGCAAAGCGCAAAGACCCCTTCACATTAGCCCAGAAAGACCTAACGAGTTTATATGATGACATCAAAAAG GAGCTTTTTGTATCCAAAAAAGAGCTGAAATTTATTTGTGACTACTACTTTGATGGCAAGGGAAAAGCTATCCGACCAATGATAGTTGTGCTTATGGCTCGGGCCCTCAACATCCACAGCAACAAAGCTGG AGAGTTGCTCCCAGGACAAAGGGCCATCGCTATGATCTCCGAAATGATTCACACTGCCAGCCTGGTCCACGATGACGTTATAGATGGCTCAGATAAGCGGAGGGGAAAGAGAACCATCAACGAAGTGTGGGGAGAAAGAAAG GCCATCTTGGCAGGAGATTTCATCCTCTCAGCTGCCTCCATGGCTTTGGCACGTATTGGCAGCAACACAGTGGTAAAACTGTTGTCCCAGGTGATAGAGGACTTAGTGCGAG GGGAATTCATGCAGCTGGGTTCCAAAGAGAATGAGAACGAGAGATTCAAACACTACCTCGAGAAAACCTTCAAAAAGACAGCAAGTCTTATTGCCAACAGTTGTAAAGCA gtgtCCATCCTAGTAAATTCTGATCCTGAAGTTCATGAAATAGCGTATCAGTATGGGAAAAATGTCGGGATCGCATTCCAG CTAGTGGATGATGTCTTGGACTTCACATCAGGAGGCAATCAGTTGGGGAAGCCCGCAGCTGCAGATCTCAAACTTGGATTGGCCACTGGACCAGTTCTCTTTGCTTGTCAACAG ttCCCTGAGCTCCATGCAATGATCATGAGACGTTTCAGCTCTGATGGAGATGTAGATCGAGCCTGGCAGTACGTCCTTCAG AGCGACGGTGTGCAACAGACCAGCTACCTGGCGCGGCACTATTGCCAAGAAGCAATAAGACAGATCAGCATGCTCAGACCGTCCCCAGAGAGAGACGCCCTCATCAGGCTCACTGAGATGGTTCTTACCAGGAACAAGTAG